A single window of Syntrophus aciditrophicus SB DNA harbors:
- a CDS encoding NAD-binding protein, producing MMGVTTLSMTATPLLLLINERVLLPRFGTREKVETTADEIDLHYPVIIAGFGGFGSTVGRFLRANGVQATILDNDSDRVELLRKMGFKVFYGDATRIDILKSAGADQARILVAAIGTPDINADLMQKARNLFPHLTIMARAEHTTEACDLLDMGINDIYRETLDTSVRLGVDALVKLGFRRYSALRSGQNFIRYDEAALCRLAPHRHDESDYIYSVREEIENQEQLLTSDREINPAMNDHAWDSDILRDEFQNRG from the coding sequence ATGATGGGGGTGACCACTCTGAGCATGACGGCAACCCCGCTTTTGCTGCTGATCAATGAACGCGTTCTTCTCCCCCGGTTCGGCACTCGAGAAAAAGTGGAAACGACAGCCGACGAGATCGACCTGCATTACCCGGTGATCATCGCCGGTTTCGGCGGCTTCGGCAGTACGGTCGGACGATTTCTCAGGGCGAACGGAGTACAGGCCACGATTCTCGACAACGATTCGGACCGCGTCGAACTGCTGAGGAAAATGGGGTTCAAGGTTTTTTATGGGGACGCCACGCGCATTGACATTCTCAAATCTGCAGGAGCCGACCAGGCCAGGATACTGGTCGCGGCCATCGGTACGCCGGACATCAATGCCGATCTCATGCAAAAAGCACGGAATCTCTTTCCTCACCTCACGATCATGGCTCGGGCCGAACACACTACCGAAGCCTGCGATCTACTCGATATGGGGATCAATGATATTTACCGGGAAACCCTGGATACCTCTGTGCGACTGGGGGTCGATGCCCTGGTCAAGCTCGGCTTCCGGAGGTACAGCGCCCTGCGTTCCGGTCAGAATTTCATTCGGTATGATGAAGCGGCCCTTTGCAGGCTGGCCCCGCACCGCCATGATGAGAGCGATTACATTTACAGTGTCAGGGAGGAAATTGAAAACCAGGAGCAGTTGCTGACCAGCGACCGGGAGATTAACCCCGCAATGAATGACCACGCCTGGGACAGTGATATTCTGCGCGACGAGTTTCAAAACAGGGGATGA
- a CDS encoding NAD(P)H-dependent oxidoreductase gives MNRILILFAHPRFEKPRVNRALLAAIRDNPAVTLNDLYELYPDFNIDEEREKALLTAHRVLVWQHPFYMYSAPALLKQWIDLVLEHGWAHGRGGDALKGKLVFNALTSGGTRKEYAAGGYNRFTIGEFLLPFNQTAARCGMIYLPPFTVQGTYLLTAADLEYHALRYCTLLDRLSQGDFDVESLQTFSFLNDWLDSETGGHSHEFHFS, from the coding sequence ATGAATCGAATCCTCATCCTCTTCGCCCATCCGCGGTTTGAAAAACCGCGGGTAAACAGAGCCCTGCTGGCGGCTATCCGGGACAATCCGGCGGTGACGCTCAATGATCTATATGAGCTCTATCCTGACTTCAATATCGATGAGGAGCGGGAAAAAGCCCTGCTGACGGCTCACCGGGTTCTGGTCTGGCAACACCCCTTCTATATGTACAGCGCCCCGGCGCTGCTCAAGCAGTGGATCGATCTCGTTCTGGAACATGGGTGGGCCCATGGCCGGGGCGGCGATGCCCTGAAGGGAAAACTGGTTTTCAACGCCCTTACCTCCGGCGGGACACGGAAAGAATACGCGGCGGGCGGATACAACCGCTTTACGATCGGGGAATTCCTTCTCCCATTTAATCAGACGGCCGCCCGTTGCGGGATGATCTATCTGCCGCCTTTTACCGTTCAGGGCACCTATCTGCTGACGGCTGCCGATCTGGAGTATCATGCCCTCCGCTATTGCACGCTTCTGGACAGGCTGTCTCAGGGAGACTTTGACGTCGAATCCCTGCAGACTTTTTCTTTCCTGAATGACTGGCTTGATTCTGAAACGGGGGGCCACAGTCATGAATTCCACTTTTCTTAA
- a CDS encoding enoyl-CoA hydratase/isomerase family protein: protein MNEDPVLYAVENHCARITLNRPEVKNAFSPEMIRLWREYLSEAGRDDRVRVVVVTGKGDTFCSGGDIRDMAEGKLRSWDMKNYVWEGVHRIVLALEDLDKPVIASINGAAMGAGLDMALMCDMRICSDKAKLAESYILMGLVPGDGGAYFLPRLVGVSKALELFLTGDPIRPEEALRLGMVNRVVPHDRLMEETLALAEKIASRPPLAVQMMKRAVYQAQTSTLRSHLDYISSQLSLLSETEDHIEAAKAFLEKRPPLFKGK, encoded by the coding sequence ATGAATGAAGACCCTGTGCTGTATGCCGTTGAGAACCATTGTGCCCGAATCACCCTTAACCGGCCGGAGGTAAAGAATGCCTTCAGCCCCGAAATGATCCGGCTTTGGCGCGAATACCTGTCGGAAGCCGGCCGGGATGACCGGGTCCGTGTCGTTGTCGTAACCGGAAAGGGGGACACCTTCTGTTCGGGCGGCGACATCAGGGACATGGCCGAGGGAAAACTCCGTTCCTGGGATATGAAGAACTACGTCTGGGAAGGGGTCCATCGCATCGTCCTGGCCCTGGAAGACCTGGACAAACCGGTGATCGCGTCCATCAACGGCGCGGCCATGGGCGCGGGCCTGGACATGGCGCTCATGTGCGATATGAGAATCTGCTCGGACAAAGCGAAGCTTGCTGAATCCTATATCCTCATGGGCCTTGTTCCGGGGGACGGTGGAGCCTATTTCCTGCCGCGTCTGGTCGGCGTTTCCAAAGCGCTTGAGTTGTTTCTCACAGGGGATCCGATTCGTCCCGAAGAGGCCCTCCGGCTCGGCATGGTGAACCGTGTCGTCCCTCACGACCGTCTTATGGAAGAAACCCTCGCCCTTGCGGAGAAAATAGCGAGCCGGCCGCCGCTGGCCGTCCAGATGATGAAAAGGGCCGTCTATCAGGCACAGACAAGCACGTTGCGATCGCACCTTGACTACATCTCTTCCCAGTTGTCGCTGCTCTCGGAAACGGAAGACCACATCGAGGCGGCAAAGGCCTTTCTGGAGAAACGGCCTCCCCTTTTCAAAGGAAAATAG
- a CDS encoding VanZ family protein — protein sequence MAEPLKNRFIRYWLPVLLWMGMIFWMSTGTFSAEHTSRFIGPLLHFLFPRLSSQDMDLLHGCIRKAGHVAEYFILGLLFFRAFRGNDPQGWRLRWAVCAVIGVVFYALGDEFHQSWIASRTSSLVDVGIDSMGGVFSQIVMFARVKISRPVSLQSIGSG from the coding sequence ATGGCAGAACCATTGAAAAACAGGTTCATAAGATACTGGCTTCCCGTCCTTCTCTGGATGGGGATGATCTTCTGGATGTCCACCGGGACGTTTTCCGCGGAACATACCTCCCGTTTCATCGGTCCGCTCCTGCATTTCCTGTTCCCCCGGCTCTCGTCGCAGGATATGGATCTGCTGCATGGATGTATTCGGAAGGCCGGTCATGTCGCCGAGTATTTTATCCTGGGGCTTCTTTTCTTTCGCGCCTTCCGCGGCAACGATCCGCAGGGATGGCGCCTGCGCTGGGCGGTTTGCGCCGTGATCGGGGTGGTGTTCTACGCGCTGGGCGATGAATTTCATCAGTCATGGATTGCTTCGAGGACTTCTTCTCTTGTAGATGTGGGCATCGATTCAATGGGCGGCGTTTTTTCACAGATTGTGATGTTCGCCAGAGTAAAAATATCCAGACCTGTTTCCCTCCAATCAATCGGATCAGGATAA
- a CDS encoding glycogen/starch/alpha-glucan phosphorylase, producing the protein MKPDYLQSSKSSLKASMDYHLRCSLCKEASSKECRDLFLATAFSLRDQMTEKILETERRYQQAKAKRVYYLSMEFLIGRLLGDALHNLGLIDVCRNVLADAGIDIEEVQEQENDAGLGNGGLGRLAACFLDSMATLSIAGFGYGIHYEYGLFKQEIDNGYQKEKPDNWLAEFNPWEIKRTDEKCIVPIYGRIEHFQDRAGDYNPMWLDWKVIMGIPFDTPVVGYGGKTVNWLRLYGAGSSTDFDIQIFNEGDYFRAVEQKVASETITKMLYPLDTLKSGKELRLVQEYFLVACSLRDIVRRYLKDHENFDRFPHAVAIQMNDTHPSLAVAELMRLLVDEYALPWDHAWELTQKTLAYTNHTILSEALEKWPVSLLEQVIPRHLQIIYEINARFLQKVTYLHPGNVDLLRRMSLIEEGENKQVRMAHLAMVGSHSINGVSALHTDILKKNNFADFHAMWPDRFVNITNGITQRRWLLKANPQLAQLISKTIGDAWITDLSQLKRLEPYADEPAFQKEFRKIKLANKERLGGTISRTAWITVNPESLFDVHVKRIHEYKRQLLKVMHIIYEYLRIIRGEKKHTVARTFIFAGKAAPGYWVAKQMIKLIHNVGQVINSDKRVQDALKIVFLPDYRVSLAEKIIPAADLSEQISMAGTEASGTGNMKFMLNGALTAGTLDGANVEMLEEVGAENIFIFGLKAEEIAEMERKSSYRPTEYYHRHPEIRLVIDAFRDNVFSPSEPGLFQWIYHRFMNEEDYYFHLPDFISYIRVQEKIEKEYRNTASWTKKAILNIARSGKFSSDRAVSEYAGLIWNTESVKEG; encoded by the coding sequence ATGAAACCAGATTATTTACAGAGTTCGAAGTCTTCCTTGAAGGCATCGATGGATTACCATCTCCGCTGTTCTCTCTGCAAGGAAGCTTCTTCTAAAGAGTGTCGGGATCTTTTTCTGGCAACGGCATTTTCTCTGCGGGATCAGATGACGGAAAAAATCCTCGAAACGGAGCGGAGATATCAGCAGGCAAAAGCCAAGAGAGTCTACTATCTCTCCATGGAATTCCTGATCGGTCGATTGCTTGGCGATGCCCTTCACAATCTCGGTCTTATCGACGTATGTCGGAACGTTCTGGCGGATGCGGGAATCGACATCGAAGAGGTCCAGGAGCAGGAAAACGACGCGGGTCTCGGGAATGGAGGCCTGGGACGTCTGGCGGCCTGCTTTCTCGATTCCATGGCAACGCTTTCCATTGCCGGTTTCGGCTACGGGATCCATTACGAATACGGCCTCTTCAAACAGGAAATCGACAATGGCTACCAGAAGGAAAAACCGGACAACTGGCTGGCGGAATTCAATCCCTGGGAGATCAAGCGCACCGACGAAAAATGCATTGTTCCCATCTACGGCAGGATAGAACACTTCCAGGACCGTGCGGGTGATTACAACCCCATGTGGCTCGACTGGAAGGTGATCATGGGCATTCCCTTCGATACTCCCGTTGTCGGCTACGGGGGGAAGACGGTAAACTGGCTGCGCCTCTATGGGGCGGGATCTTCCACGGATTTTGACATCCAGATCTTCAATGAAGGTGACTACTTCCGGGCGGTGGAACAGAAGGTCGCTTCCGAAACGATCACCAAAATGCTTTATCCTCTGGACACCCTGAAATCAGGCAAGGAGCTCCGCCTGGTGCAGGAATACTTTCTGGTGGCCTGCTCCCTGAGGGACATTGTCCGCCGTTATCTCAAGGATCACGAGAATTTTGATCGTTTTCCCCATGCCGTAGCCATTCAGATGAACGATACCCATCCATCCCTGGCGGTAGCGGAACTGATGAGGCTTCTCGTGGATGAATACGCCCTTCCCTGGGATCATGCCTGGGAGTTGACACAGAAAACTCTGGCTTATACCAACCACACGATCCTTTCCGAAGCTCTGGAGAAGTGGCCGGTCAGCCTTCTGGAGCAGGTTATCCCCCGTCATCTCCAGATCATTTATGAAATCAATGCGCGCTTTCTCCAGAAGGTGACTTATCTTCATCCCGGCAATGTAGATCTTCTCCGGCGGATGTCTCTCATCGAGGAGGGAGAAAACAAGCAGGTCCGCATGGCCCATCTGGCCATGGTCGGCTCTCATTCAATCAACGGGGTCTCCGCTCTCCATACGGACATCCTGAAAAAAAATAATTTCGCCGACTTCCATGCGATGTGGCCGGACCGTTTCGTCAACATCACCAACGGCATCACCCAGCGACGCTGGCTTCTCAAGGCCAATCCGCAACTTGCGCAACTGATCAGCAAAACGATCGGAGATGCCTGGATAACCGATCTTTCCCAGCTCAAAAGACTGGAACCGTACGCCGATGAACCGGCCTTCCAGAAGGAGTTCCGCAAAATCAAGCTGGCCAACAAGGAGCGTCTGGGTGGAACGATATCCAGGACTGCCTGGATTACCGTAAATCCCGAATCGCTCTTCGATGTTCATGTCAAAAGGATTCATGAATACAAGCGCCAGCTGCTGAAGGTCATGCATATCATCTACGAGTATCTGCGGATTATCCGGGGAGAAAAAAAGCACACCGTCGCCAGAACCTTTATTTTTGCCGGGAAGGCCGCACCCGGATACTGGGTGGCAAAGCAGATGATCAAGCTGATTCACAACGTGGGTCAGGTCATCAATTCGGATAAAAGGGTGCAGGACGCCCTGAAGATCGTCTTTCTTCCCGATTACCGTGTCTCGCTGGCGGAGAAGATCATCCCGGCCGCGGATCTGAGCGAGCAGATTTCCATGGCCGGAACGGAGGCTTCCGGAACGGGGAACATGAAGTTCATGTTGAACGGCGCCCTGACGGCAGGAACCCTGGACGGCGCCAATGTGGAAATGCTCGAGGAAGTCGGAGCGGAAAACATCTTCATATTCGGGTTGAAAGCAGAGGAGATCGCGGAGATGGAACGGAAATCTTCCTACCGCCCGACGGAATATTATCACCGCCACCCGGAAATCCGACTGGTCATCGACGCCTTCCGCGACAATGTATTCTCCCCTTCTGAACCGGGACTGTTTCAGTGGATTTATCATCGGTTCATGAACGAAGAAGACTACTACTTCCATCTGCCGGATTTTATATCGTACATCCGGGTTCAGGAAAAGATAGAGAAGGAATACCGGAATACCGCCTCCTGGACAAAGAAAGCCATTCTGAACATTGCCCGTTCCGGAAAATTCTCCAGTGACAGAGCCGTTTCCGAGTACGCTGGACTCATCTGGAATACAGAATCCGTCAAGGAAGGGTAA
- a CDS encoding PP2C family protein-serine/threonine phosphatase, which yields MKEKILIIDDSPDIRALLARFLRKAGYDIAEAHDGEDGLRQVKAWKPDLILLDIVMPGIDGYQVCRSIKGDSCSRDIPVIFLSARSEAADKIKGLAIGGADYITKPFDRGEVMARIENQFKIRHLTYELILANAELTEKQKRLDEDLQAAAGIQRSLLPQKIPQIEGLDIAWKFMPSEQIGGDIFNVLRLDEDHIGFYMIDISGHGVPAALVTFSVSQALQPHMGYTIRKIPGSVACPDYEIVPPQEVLKALDGEYPWDRFEKFLTIIYLIVNLREGSLVYSNAAHPPPLLLHQDGAFKLLDKGGTIIGLDGILPFEEGEETVREGDKILLYTDGVFEFTNEEGEIFGEKRFYDVVKSLIQKPISAILDEIVAAIQNYVKGANLQDDVSLLGIEFKKRKINT from the coding sequence ATGAAGGAAAAAATCCTGATCATTGATGATTCCCCGGACATCCGGGCATTGCTCGCCCGCTTCCTCAGGAAGGCCGGCTATGACATTGCGGAAGCTCACGATGGCGAGGACGGTCTGAGGCAGGTGAAAGCATGGAAACCGGATCTGATTCTCCTGGATATCGTCATGCCCGGCATTGACGGCTATCAGGTCTGCCGGAGCATCAAGGGCGATTCCTGCTCCAGAGACATCCCCGTCATTTTTCTTTCTGCGCGGTCTGAGGCGGCTGACAAGATCAAAGGTCTGGCAATCGGTGGTGCGGATTACATTACCAAGCCTTTTGACCGGGGAGAAGTGATGGCCCGCATCGAAAATCAGTTTAAGATCCGCCATCTGACCTACGAGCTGATCCTCGCCAACGCTGAACTGACGGAAAAACAGAAACGTCTGGATGAGGATCTCCAGGCGGCTGCCGGAATCCAGCGAAGTCTTTTGCCACAGAAAATTCCTCAGATAGAGGGATTGGATATCGCGTGGAAGTTTATGCCCTCCGAACAGATCGGCGGCGACATTTTCAACGTGCTCCGTCTCGATGAGGACCACATCGGATTTTACATGATCGACATCAGCGGCCATGGAGTGCCTGCGGCCCTCGTGACGTTTTCCGTATCCCAGGCACTCCAGCCCCATATGGGCTATACCATCAGGAAAATACCCGGGTCCGTGGCCTGTCCCGACTACGAAATCGTGCCTCCGCAGGAGGTTCTGAAGGCCTTGGATGGAGAATACCCCTGGGATCGTTTCGAAAAGTTTCTGACGATCATCTACCTGATCGTCAATCTCCGCGAAGGAAGTCTCGTTTACAGTAACGCCGCTCATCCACCGCCTCTTCTTCTCCATCAAGACGGAGCATTCAAGCTGCTTGACAAAGGGGGCACCATCATCGGTCTGGATGGAATCCTGCCCTTTGAAGAGGGAGAGGAGACGGTTCGGGAAGGAGACAAGATCCTGCTCTATACCGATGGGGTGTTTGAATTTACAAATGAAGAAGGGGAAATTTTCGGAGAGAAACGGTTTTATGACGTTGTGAAAAGTCTGATCCAAAAGCCGATCAGCGCGATTCTGGATGAGATCGTTGCCGCAATTCAGAATTATGTCAAGGGAGCAAACCTTCAGGATGATGTAAGTCTCCTGGGCATTGAATTCAAGAAGAGGAAAATAAACACCTGA